The following proteins are co-located in the Paludibaculum fermentans genome:
- a CDS encoding ABC transporter permease codes for MWERVLEIIRKEFRQTLREPRMRGILIGPPLLQMIIFGFAVNLDVEHVRLGWMDLDKSVESFELRKRFDGNRTFTITAEAGSEQAAQDLLDRGKVQCLVRIPTRFGADVLAGRQAEVQILLDGSNSNTASIISNYANGIIATRNQQLLREQQIKKLVGRTQNGPVLLRIPGIRVERRIWFNEELRSRNYFVPGVVVNIIMLVTLMLTSLSIVREKEIGTMEQIMVTPIRPIELMLGKTIPFAIIGFFDLILVVTIALTIFHVPFRGSFLTLAGASALFLLSTLGAGLFMSTISDTQQQAMMASFFFFQPAFMLSGFTFPIRNMPLPVQWITYLNPLRYFMDIVRGVFLKGSGVSVLWPQMCLLALFGVTILTLSALRFHKRLD; via the coding sequence ATGTGGGAACGTGTACTGGAAATCATCCGTAAGGAGTTTCGCCAGACGCTGCGCGAACCGCGTATGCGCGGCATCCTCATCGGGCCGCCCCTGCTCCAGATGATCATCTTCGGCTTCGCCGTGAACCTCGATGTCGAGCACGTCCGGCTGGGCTGGATGGACCTCGACAAATCGGTCGAAAGCTTCGAGCTGCGCAAGCGCTTCGACGGCAACCGCACCTTTACCATCACCGCCGAGGCAGGCAGCGAACAGGCCGCCCAGGACCTGCTGGACCGCGGCAAGGTGCAGTGCCTCGTGCGCATCCCCACCCGCTTCGGAGCCGATGTGCTCGCCGGACGCCAGGCCGAAGTGCAGATCCTGCTCGACGGTTCGAACTCGAACACAGCTTCGATCATCTCGAACTACGCCAACGGCATCATCGCCACCCGCAACCAGCAACTGCTGCGCGAGCAGCAGATCAAGAAACTGGTGGGCCGCACACAGAATGGACCCGTCCTGCTGCGCATCCCGGGCATTCGAGTGGAGCGGCGCATCTGGTTCAACGAGGAGTTGCGCAGCCGCAACTACTTCGTCCCCGGCGTGGTCGTGAACATCATCATGCTCGTGACACTGATGCTCACCTCACTCTCCATCGTGCGCGAGAAGGAGATCGGCACGATGGAGCAGATCATGGTGACGCCCATCCGGCCCATTGAGCTGATGCTGGGCAAGACCATCCCCTTCGCCATCATCGGCTTCTTTGACCTGATCCTGGTGGTGACCATCGCCCTCACCATCTTCCACGTCCCTTTCCGGGGCAGCTTCCTGACCCTCGCCGGCGCGAGCGCCCTGTTCCTGCTGTCCACCCTCGGGGCCGGCCTCTTCATGAGTACGATCTCCGACACACAGCAGCAGGCCATGATGGCCTCGTTCTTCTTCTTCCAGCCGGCCTTCATGCTGAGCGGCTTCACGTTCCCCATCCGCAACATGCCGCTGCCGGTGCAGTGGATCACCTACCTCAATCCCCTGCGCTACTTCATGGACATCGTGCGCGGCGTCTTCCTGAAAGGCAGCGGAGTCTCGGTCCTATGGCCGCAGATGTGCCTGCTGGCCCTCTTCGGAGTCACCATCCTGACGCTCAGCGCCCTGCGCTTCCACAAGCGGCTGGACTGA